The following coding sequences lie in one Gemmatimonadota bacterium genomic window:
- a CDS encoding prolyl oligopeptidase family serine peptidase codes for MSSTRQVTRALRTPTLIGALALCAAASPLGASAQQNGREIRMDPERARELYVSDRWDDHPDRDYAADVAAKARTDSIYEAVTRGVVDYRKITYRSRIDGMEIPAYLFQPLNKRGARGHAAMIWVHGGVHGNWGQSMWPFVREAVERGYVVIAPEYRGSTGYGEEHHRAIDYGGYEVDDVISAYDYLTSELAHVDPERVGMMGWSHGGYITIMSVTRDQHPFQAGAALVPVTNLIFRLSFKGPGYQRSFATQERIEGLPFEQREIYKERSPYYRVDNLRTPLLVHVATNDQDVNFEEASMLVYKLRATKPDLTETKIYVDPAPWGRSIGHAFSRRVDPETLERVDSPAQRDSWNRTWTFLEEHLRPYEDPNNPVPVRTGIGSDG; via the coding sequence ATGTCTTCCACCCGTCAGGTCACTCGAGCGCTGCGCACCCCCACCCTCATCGGGGCACTGGCCCTGTGCGCGGCGGCCTCTCCCCTGGGCGCGTCCGCTCAGCAGAACGGTCGGGAGATCCGCATGGACCCGGAGCGCGCCCGCGAGCTCTACGTGAGCGATCGCTGGGACGACCACCCCGACCGGGACTATGCAGCCGATGTCGCCGCCAAGGCCCGCACGGACAGCATCTACGAGGCGGTGACCCGGGGCGTGGTCGACTATCGGAAGATCACCTACCGAAGCCGGATCGACGGGATGGAGATCCCTGCGTACCTCTTCCAGCCGCTGAACAAGCGCGGTGCCCGCGGACACGCGGCCATGATCTGGGTGCACGGAGGGGTGCACGGGAACTGGGGTCAGTCCATGTGGCCCTTCGTGCGCGAGGCCGTCGAGCGTGGCTATGTGGTCATCGCGCCGGAGTACCGGGGAAGCACGGGGTACGGTGAGGAGCACCACCGCGCCATCGACTACGGTGGCTACGAGGTGGACGACGTCATCTCCGCCTACGACTACCTCACGTCCGAGCTGGCCCATGTGGATCCAGAGCGCGTGGGCATGATGGGATGGAGTCACGGCGGGTACATCACCATCATGTCGGTCACGCGGGACCAGCACCCGTTCCAAGCGGGCGCGGCGCTGGTGCCGGTCACGAATCTGATCTTCCGACTGTCCTTCAAAGGGCCGGGCTACCAACGGAGCTTCGCGACCCAGGAACGGATCGAGGGTCTGCCCTTCGAACAGCGCGAGATCTACAAAGAGCGCTCGCCCTACTACCGTGTCGACAACCTGAGGACCCCACTCCTCGTGCACGTCGCCACCAACGACCAGGACGTGAACTTCGAAGAAGCGTCCATGCTGGTCTACAAGCTACGGGCAACCAAACCGGACCTCACCGAGACCAAGATCTATGTGGATCCCGCACCCTGGGGCCGGAGCATCGGTCACGCCTTCAGTCGACGCGTGGATCCCGAGACGTTGGAGCGCGTGGATTCACCGGCTCAGCGAGATTCCTGGAACCGTACCTGGACCTTCCTCGAGGAGCACCTGCGCCCCTACGAGGACCCCAACAACCCCGTGCCCGTCCGCACCGGGATCGGGAGCGATGGATAA
- a CDS encoding prepilin-type N-terminal cleavage/methylation domain-containing protein, producing MGLAPAVGGALVVSPVGGGVGQVKLEPSSLVRSRYGVSLLEMLVTLAIAGVVLSKAVSAVGEARAATGVRTAAEAYASMAHLARAQAVEHGTTVWFRTSVAADSAWIERSGQVTQGKNFSRDYGVDLRSATPVISVCYTPKGYSDPDCGSFQVEIDMSVRSGTHYEAMTWLPMGQLLR from the coding sequence ATGGGATTGGCACCCGCAGTGGGTGGTGCATTGGTCGTCTCCCCGGTTGGTGGTGGAGTTGGACAGGTGAAGCTGGAGCCCTCATCCCTCGTGCGATCCCGGTACGGGGTGAGCCTGTTGGAAATGCTCGTGACCCTGGCGATCGCCGGCGTCGTGCTCTCCAAGGCAGTCTCCGCCGTCGGAGAGGCGCGCGCCGCGACCGGCGTGCGCACCGCTGCCGAGGCCTACGCCTCCATGGCCCACCTTGCCCGCGCTCAAGCGGTCGAGCATGGCACGACGGTTTGGTTCCGGACCAGCGTCGCGGCGGACTCGGCCTGGATCGAGCGCTCGGGGCAGGTCACGCAGGGCAAGAACTTCAGCCGGGATTACGGGGTCGACCTCCGCTCGGCCACGCCCGTGATCAGTGTCTGCTATACCCCCAAGGGCTATTCCGACCCTGACTGCGGGAGCTTCCAGGTCGAGATCGACATGAGCGTCCGGAGCGGGACGCACTACGAAGCCATGACCTGGCTTCCGATGGGGCAGCTCCTCCGATGA
- a CDS encoding prepilin-type N-terminal cleavage/methylation domain-containing protein yields the protein MSRMVDARPSGTSGFTLVELLVAIMVFSLGAAGMAGVTMVLVRESTLAGMKTRRTAAATAAVEQLRALPYDSLRAGSDSLMGYHTYWTPMLSPSGDAQIITLVTVGPGFRSTSGGPPMATADVPDTFVYRILEP from the coding sequence ATGAGTAGGATGGTGGACGCGCGGCCGTCCGGAACCAGCGGCTTCACGCTCGTGGAGCTTCTGGTTGCCATCATGGTCTTCTCGCTGGGCGCCGCCGGCATGGCTGGCGTGACCATGGTCCTGGTCCGGGAGTCCACGCTGGCGGGCATGAAGACTCGGCGGACCGCCGCCGCGACCGCGGCGGTCGAGCAGCTGCGCGCATTGCCCTACGATAGCCTGCGGGCTGGCTCCGACTCCTTGATGGGCTACCACACCTACTGGACGCCCATGCTCTCCCCGTCCGGCGACGCGCAGATCATCACACTGGTCACGGTGGGTCCAGGCTTCCGCTCCACGTCGGGAGGCCCACCCATGGCCACCGCCGACGTCCCGGACACGTTCGTCTACCGGATCCTGGAGCCGTGA
- a CDS encoding prepilin-type N-terminal cleavage/methylation domain-containing protein, with amino-acid sequence MDRKGFTLIEMLIVSVVGAVVVISMFQMIVGQQRAFTLQAATLDARQTLRAGLELMANELREVSALGGDVLTIDDDSIQVRSMQQMGLVCAVSPSSPVIRVRTLGSWFEAGDSVFVFADNDIDAAADDVWLTGRLTTVDTTATCGTQPAQELTLDANLSLAASVDSIRIGAPVRAFQGFTYGLVSSTRGWFLARWDGVTVSRIVGPLRAPGEGLQLEYLNDLGVATGVPGDVRQVRVTVRADRSVYRNDGSMVNDSLTTLIQLRN; translated from the coding sequence ATGGACCGCAAGGGGTTCACCCTGATCGAGATGCTCATCGTCTCCGTGGTGGGAGCGGTAGTCGTCATTTCGATGTTCCAGATGATCGTGGGACAGCAGCGCGCGTTCACCCTGCAGGCCGCCACCTTGGATGCGCGCCAGACCCTGCGGGCGGGGCTCGAGCTCATGGCCAACGAGCTGCGCGAGGTGAGCGCGTTGGGAGGAGATGTCCTCACGATCGACGACGACTCCATCCAGGTGCGCTCCATGCAGCAGATGGGACTGGTGTGCGCGGTGTCCCCGTCCAGTCCCGTCATTCGTGTGCGCACCCTGGGCTCGTGGTTCGAGGCGGGGGACTCCGTGTTCGTGTTCGCCGACAACGACATCGACGCCGCGGCCGACGATGTCTGGCTCACTGGCCGCCTCACGACCGTCGATACGACCGCAACGTGTGGCACGCAGCCCGCGCAAGAACTGACCCTGGACGCGAACCTGTCCCTGGCCGCCTCGGTCGACAGCATCCGCATCGGAGCGCCGGTCCGGGCTTTCCAAGGCTTCACCTACGGCCTCGTCTCCAGCACGCGCGGATGGTTCCTGGCTCGCTGGGACGGGGTGACGGTCTCCCGCATCGTCGGGCCCCTGCGAGCGCCAGGTGAAGGGCTGCAACTCGAGTACTTGAACGACCTGGGCGTGGCGACGGGGGTACCTGGCGACGTCCGTCAGGTGCGCGTCACAGTACGCGCCGACCGGAGCGTGTATCGCAATGACGGAAGCATGGTCAACGACTCGCTCACAACGTTGATCCAGCTACGCAACTGA
- a CDS encoding quinone oxidoreductase yields MKAIRIHRTGGPEVLSYEDVELGPPGPGEVRIRHTAIGLNFIDTYHREGLYPVPLPTVLGMEAAGVVEALGAGVTTLAVGDRVAYGNGPIGAYSEARNAPAGRLVRLPDSIGDETAAAVMLKGMTVRYLLKETFAVRPGQTILFHAAAGGVGLIAGQWAAALGATAIGTAGSDEKCTLAIEHGYAHCINYNTEDVAERVREITGGEKVPVVYDGVGRSTFEASLDCLQRRGLLVSFGNASGPVTGVDLGILARKGSLYVTRPGLAAYVTTDEELQANAADVIDVVARGAVRLEIAQRFPLAKAADAHRALEARQTTGSTVLIP; encoded by the coding sequence GTGAAGGCGATTCGCATCCATCGAACGGGGGGACCGGAGGTCCTAAGCTACGAGGACGTCGAGCTCGGGCCCCCCGGACCGGGAGAGGTGCGGATCCGTCATACCGCGATCGGGCTGAACTTCATCGACACCTACCATCGCGAGGGCCTCTACCCGGTGCCCCTGCCCACCGTGTTGGGCATGGAGGCGGCGGGAGTGGTCGAGGCGCTGGGCGCGGGCGTGACCACCCTGGCGGTCGGGGACCGGGTCGCCTACGGCAACGGGCCCATCGGTGCGTATTCCGAGGCGCGCAACGCGCCCGCGGGCCGGTTGGTGCGTTTGCCCGACTCCATCGGGGACGAGACGGCGGCGGCTGTGATGCTCAAGGGCATGACGGTGCGCTACCTGCTCAAGGAGACCTTCGCCGTGCGCCCCGGGCAGACCATCCTGTTCCATGCGGCAGCGGGAGGGGTGGGCCTCATCGCGGGCCAATGGGCAGCGGCGTTGGGTGCCACCGCCATCGGGACCGCGGGCTCGGACGAGAAGTGCACGTTGGCGATAGAGCACGGATACGCCCACTGCATCAACTACAACACCGAGGATGTGGCCGAGCGTGTGCGCGAGATCACGGGAGGTGAGAAGGTGCCGGTGGTCTACGACGGTGTCGGACGGTCCACCTTCGAGGCCTCGCTCGACTGCCTGCAGAGGCGCGGACTGCTGGTCAGTTTCGGAAACGCATCGGGTCCGGTGACCGGCGTGGACCTGGGGATTCTCGCTCGCAAGGGCTCGCTCTACGTGACGCGCCCAGGCCTGGCGGCCTACGTGACGACGGACGAGGAGCTGCAGGCCAACGCAGCCGATGTCATCGACGTGGTGGCTCGCGGAGCAGTGCGGCTGGAGATCGCCCAGCGCTTTCCGCTCGCGAAGGCGGCGGATGCCCACCGGGCCCTGGAGGCCCGCCAGACCACCGGCTCGACCGTGCTCATCCCTTGA